The following are encoded together in the Corynebacterium jeikeium genome:
- a CDS encoding head maturation protease, ClpP-related produces the protein MNEILMYGPIGPDFWEPENAITAKSVMAQLSEISGDVTVRISSGGGDVYEGVDIMTALKNHDGEVTVIVESLAASAASFIAVGGADRVLMRKSSEMMLHRAWTLAEGNADDVRKTLGDLERQDNKLAAIYAGKAGGEVQDWLDAMSAETWYTAEEAVAAGLADGIVAEKSSAPEPSASLAKRRFKFANRAAAPPPPVSRSVSGDISTTPSDGQIGDKMSILNQLAKELGKSPEDVQNALSGFFNEEVTVTATIDLAYPEDTTVVPTGAVEVAPVGEVPAGVTFEVTEVPDGWAGEVVEDTGVLKVTAPANVEPDTTVEFTVTANGGDAPVELIVPVMVKAAATDTEEETGEDPAPAAPVSGGDTITLDSETYAELKAAAQHGWKAMEEQKEAALVAEVDSWVKEGRISAARRTKAIAAMKRDPEAARDIYGSNPAGTIPRAEIGYGKDTEQEPSKNLSAKADKVGFLSRKNFH, from the coding sequence ATGAACGAGATTTTGATGTATGGGCCGATTGGGCCGGATTTTTGGGAGCCTGAGAATGCGATTACTGCGAAGTCGGTGATGGCTCAACTCTCCGAAATCTCCGGTGATGTCACTGTACGTATCTCATCTGGTGGCGGTGATGTCTACGAAGGCGTGGATATCATGACGGCCCTGAAGAACCACGATGGTGAGGTCACGGTGATTGTGGAATCGCTGGCCGCGTCTGCCGCGTCGTTTATTGCGGTTGGTGGTGCTGACCGTGTTCTCATGCGGAAGTCATCGGAGATGATGCTGCATCGTGCGTGGACTTTGGCTGAGGGTAATGCGGATGATGTTCGCAAGACATTGGGAGACCTTGAGCGCCAGGACAACAAGCTGGCCGCTATCTACGCCGGTAAGGCCGGTGGTGAGGTGCAGGACTGGTTGGACGCGATGAGCGCAGAGACCTGGTACACCGCCGAGGAGGCTGTGGCCGCTGGGTTGGCGGATGGAATTGTGGCTGAGAAGTCGTCCGCGCCGGAGCCGTCGGCGTCGTTGGCGAAGCGGCGTTTCAAGTTCGCTAACCGGGCTGCGGCTCCGCCGCCGCCTGTCTCCCGGTCGGTATCGGGGGACATTTCTACTACGCCCAGTGATGGGCAGATTGGAGACAAGATGAGTATCTTGAATCAGCTCGCCAAGGAGCTGGGCAAGTCGCCGGAGGACGTGCAGAACGCACTCTCCGGCTTTTTTAATGAAGAGGTCACCGTGACCGCCACGATTGATCTGGCATACCCGGAGGACACGACGGTGGTGCCGACGGGTGCGGTTGAGGTCGCGCCGGTCGGTGAGGTTCCCGCTGGTGTGACCTTTGAGGTGACTGAGGTGCCGGATGGTTGGGCTGGGGAGGTCGTCGAGGATACCGGCGTGCTGAAGGTGACCGCACCAGCGAACGTAGAGCCTGACACCACGGTTGAGTTCACCGTTACAGCTAACGGCGGGGACGCTCCGGTTGAACTGATCGTCCCAGTGATGGTGAAGGCCGCCGCTACTGACACAGAGGAAGAGACGGGCGAAGATCCAGCGCCAGCCGCGCCTGTTTCGGGTGGTGACACGATCACGCTGGACTCGGAGACCTACGCAGAGCTTAAGGCCGCTGCACAGCACGGTTGGAAGGCGATGGAGGAGCAGAAGGAAGCCGCCCTTGTCGCCGAGGTAGACAGCTGGGTCAAGGAAGGCCGTATCTCTGCAGCCCGCCGCACGAAGGCGATTGCCGCGATGAAGCGTGACCCGGAGGCCGCCCGCGACATCTACGGGTCCAACCCGGCTGGCACCATCCCGCGCGCGGAGATCGGCTACGGCAAGGACACCGAGCAGGAGCCGTCTAAGAATCTGTCCGCGAAGGCCGACAAGGTCGGCTTTCTTTCCCGCAAGAACTTTCACTAA
- a CDS encoding phage portal protein family protein: MAGLNVREVGHARATRNYALADDNWELRFPHSAKVFAKMGREDAQVTSVLRAVTLPIRRATWFVEPNGAPDEIVGAVCEDLRLRAKGEDPNKPFAPRTGRVSWEKHLEQALKALQFGHMFFEQVYEPGLDGREHLVKLAPRWPGTIDRIKVADDGGLESIRQTAITGRHRQGEARSIPVDRLVAYVFDDEGAQWTGKSVLRPAYKHWKLRDSLLRLELNTLDRNGMGVPVYTGSDVAMDPDKDLEDGQVIVEGFRAGEHSGASIPAGAKLQLLGTSGQLVSPREAINYHDSMIAKSVLAHFLNLEGKGGSYALAETQSDLFIQSLQTTAEWVADVATQHIVEDLVRVAFPEHTGLVPRISFDPIASKKEISAADLANLKNAGLILSDKDLEEDLRRRYTLPPKQKLTDALESKKQRQRLEEEMGVTLSPQDEVPTDVASVEESKPAPDAAESFDAYREPVTGGSGTGEPLAPALADIERRFELEKRYNAALDLNAELLAKVARLKGGA, encoded by the coding sequence ATGGCTGGTTTGAATGTGCGTGAGGTTGGCCATGCGCGGGCTACCCGTAACTATGCGCTTGCGGATGATAATTGGGAACTGCGGTTCCCGCACTCCGCGAAGGTGTTCGCGAAGATGGGGCGCGAGGACGCGCAGGTGACGTCCGTGCTTCGTGCGGTGACCCTGCCGATTCGCCGCGCGACGTGGTTTGTGGAGCCGAACGGCGCGCCGGATGAGATTGTGGGGGCGGTGTGTGAGGATCTGCGTTTGCGGGCGAAGGGTGAGGACCCGAATAAGCCGTTCGCGCCGCGCACGGGCCGTGTGTCGTGGGAGAAGCACCTTGAGCAAGCGTTGAAGGCGCTGCAGTTCGGCCATATGTTCTTTGAGCAAGTGTATGAGCCGGGGTTGGATGGGCGTGAGCATTTGGTGAAGCTCGCGCCGCGGTGGCCGGGCACGATCGATCGGATTAAGGTCGCCGACGATGGCGGGTTGGAGTCGATCCGACAGACTGCCATCACGGGGAGGCATCGGCAGGGCGAGGCGCGGAGTATTCCCGTTGATCGTCTGGTTGCGTATGTTTTCGATGATGAGGGGGCGCAGTGGACAGGTAAGTCTGTTCTGCGTCCTGCGTATAAGCACTGGAAACTGCGCGATTCGTTGCTGCGTCTTGAATTGAACACGTTAGACCGTAACGGCATGGGAGTGCCCGTGTACACGGGTTCCGATGTGGCGATGGATCCGGATAAAGACCTCGAGGATGGCCAGGTCATCGTTGAGGGGTTCCGCGCTGGCGAGCATTCGGGGGCTTCTATCCCGGCTGGGGCGAAGTTGCAGCTGCTGGGCACCTCGGGTCAGCTAGTTAGCCCACGTGAGGCGATTAATTACCACGACAGCATGATTGCGAAGTCGGTGTTGGCGCACTTCCTGAACCTCGAGGGCAAGGGAGGCTCCTACGCACTAGCGGAGACCCAATCCGACCTGTTCATCCAATCGCTGCAGACCACCGCGGAATGGGTAGCGGATGTGGCGACACAGCACATCGTGGAGGACTTGGTGCGGGTCGCATTTCCAGAGCACACCGGACTGGTGCCTCGCATCTCATTCGACCCAATTGCATCCAAGAAGGAGATCAGTGCAGCTGATCTAGCGAACTTGAAGAACGCTGGCCTGATCCTGAGCGATAAGGATTTGGAAGAGGATTTGCGTCGCCGGTACACGCTGCCGCCGAAGCAGAAGCTTACTGATGCTTTGGAGTCGAAGAAGCAGCGTCAACGCCTTGAGGAAGAAATGGGCGTCACGCTGAGTCCCCAGGATGAAGTTCCTACTGATGTTGCCTCTGTTGAAGAGTCGAAGCCCGCGCCTGATGCGGCGGAGTCGTTCGACGCGTACCGCGAGCCAGTGACGGGAGGTTCCGGCACCGGGGAACCATTGGCGCCCGCCCTCGCTGACATTGAACGTCGATTTGAACTTGAAAAGCGGTACAACGCAGCACTTGATTTGAACGCTGAGCTCTTAGCCAAGGTGGCGCGATTGAAAGGTGGAGCATGA
- a CDS encoding Gp19/Gp15/Gp42 family protein, which translates to MLEIDAEYVADRLPRELTEDEMERLGVLIDDAVELIEVAFLRAGRDFHAELETVPWMEAAARRVVLEMVSAATMVGSNAGMRSVSSTTGPQSDSVTFSDVDSVSWGGVKLTDELLKLLGLWQRGARGRFPRPRRWPERWSP; encoded by the coding sequence ATGCTTGAGATTGACGCCGAGTATGTGGCCGACCGCCTACCTCGTGAACTGACCGAAGATGAGATGGAACGCCTTGGAGTGTTGATCGATGACGCGGTGGAGTTGATCGAGGTAGCGTTCCTGCGCGCCGGGCGAGACTTCCACGCGGAACTCGAGACAGTCCCGTGGATGGAGGCGGCAGCCCGGCGCGTGGTGCTAGAGATGGTGTCCGCGGCCACGATGGTTGGCAGCAACGCCGGCATGCGATCGGTGTCATCCACCACGGGGCCACAGTCAGATTCGGTGACGTTCTCCGATGTTGATTCGGTCTCGTGGGGTGGGGTGAAGCTCACCGATGAGCTGCTGAAGTTGCTGGGGTTGTGGCAGCGTGGCGCGCGGGGGCGGTTTCCTCGTCCTCGTCGTTGGCCGGAGAGGTGGTCGCCGTGA
- a CDS encoding RusA family crossover junction endodeoxyribonuclease → METRLSDLTFFVPGIAAPQGSKNAYRRGQKIVLVESSKKVKPWRDTVSQVARFVCKRPIDGAVTVAVHFVMPRTKAMRDKPAPPMVQKPDLDKMLRAVNDALTGIAYADDSQIVRLTGSKRRAAPGEKTGAHITITPFMEGAA, encoded by the coding sequence ATGGAAACCCGCCTTTCTGATCTGACCTTTTTCGTGCCGGGAATTGCTGCGCCGCAGGGCTCAAAGAACGCCTACCGACGCGGGCAGAAGATCGTGCTTGTGGAGTCCTCCAAGAAGGTCAAGCCATGGCGCGACACTGTCTCACAAGTTGCCCGATTCGTCTGCAAGCGACCCATCGACGGTGCCGTGACGGTAGCCGTGCATTTCGTCATGCCACGCACTAAAGCCATGCGCGATAAACCGGCGCCACCCATGGTGCAAAAGCCTGACCTGGACAAAATGCTTCGCGCCGTCAACGACGCACTGACCGGCATCGCTTACGCCGACGACTCACAGATAGTCCGCCTAACAGGCTCCAAGCGTCGCGCAGCACCGGGCGAGAAAACAGGCGCACACATCACCATCACTCCATTCATGGAGGGCGCAGCATGA
- the ssb gene encoding single-stranded DNA-binding protein codes for MTHMTVTGNLASDPVLQHNADGQPWAGLTVLWSEREKNNATGQWQDTPVIAVKVSCFGTLAANVAHSLKKGTRVTVAGKVRPTAWQSPSGEQLQIKMTADSVAPDLRWAVAGVQKATTNQQGNQQQNGFSQQDSQAGFGQQQADPFADQPANQQGDNDGNPPF; via the coding sequence ATGACCCACATGACCGTAACCGGCAACCTCGCCAGCGATCCCGTGCTGCAGCACAACGCGGACGGCCAACCCTGGGCAGGGCTCACCGTTCTGTGGAGCGAGCGGGAGAAAAACAACGCCACCGGACAGTGGCAAGACACACCCGTCATCGCCGTCAAGGTGTCCTGCTTCGGCACCCTGGCCGCCAATGTTGCGCACAGCCTCAAGAAGGGCACGCGCGTCACCGTCGCGGGCAAGGTGCGACCGACCGCATGGCAGTCACCTAGCGGCGAGCAGCTGCAGATCAAAATGACCGCCGACTCTGTAGCGCCTGATCTGCGCTGGGCAGTCGCAGGTGTGCAGAAGGCCACGACGAACCAGCAGGGCAACCAGCAGCAGAACGGCTTCAGCCAGCAGGACAGCCAGGCGGGATTCGGACAACAGCAGGCCGACCCATTCGCCGACCAGCCCGCCAACCAGCAGGGAGACAACGATGGAAACCCGCCTTTCTGA
- a CDS encoding P27 family phage terminase small subunit, whose protein sequence is MSHSGLVKALAGDRELSEFDSRAVTIVAQLIERVQEAREIIAAEGAVVDKGSGDPVEHPAVKVERMASAEIRGWVKERPDLFGVRPADGGHVSGANVDKFGGFKLVK, encoded by the coding sequence TTGAGTCATTCTGGATTGGTTAAGGCGTTAGCGGGCGATCGTGAGCTTTCGGAGTTTGATTCCCGCGCAGTGACGATTGTCGCTCAGTTGATCGAAAGAGTGCAGGAGGCGCGGGAGATTATTGCCGCCGAGGGGGCTGTTGTGGATAAGGGGTCGGGGGATCCGGTCGAGCATCCGGCGGTGAAGGTTGAGCGTATGGCGTCGGCTGAGATCCGCGGTTGGGTGAAGGAGCGCCCGGATCTGTTTGGGGTGCGTCCTGCGGATGGTGGCCATGTTTCGGGTGCCAACGTGGATAAGTTCGGTGGTTTCAAGCTCGTGAAGTAG